Below is a genomic region from Gammaproteobacteria bacterium.
AGCCATGATGCCGATGTTGCGATAGCGCTCGATGGGGGTAGTGCGTGCCACGGCCCGAATTCCTCAATAACCTCTGAAAACCCTGAAAAACCGTACTACCAGCGGTAGTGCGAAAACGCCTTGTTGGCCTCTGCCATGCGGTGCGTGTCCTCCCGCTTCTTCACCGCGGCGCCACGCTTTTCAGACGCATCCATGATCTCATTGGCCAGCCGCATGCCCATGGATTTCTCGCCCCGCTTGCGTGCGGCGTCGATCAGCCAGCGGCTGGCCAGGGCAAACTGGCGCGAGGGCCGCACTTCCACCGGCACCTGATAGGTGGCGCCACCCACCCGGCGGGATTTGACTTCCACGACGGGCTTGACGTTGTCCAGCGCCCGGCCCAAGACATCCAGCGCCTCGTCTTTGGATTTTTCCGCCACCCGATCCAGGGCGCCGTACATGATCCGCTCGGCGGTAGACTTCTTGCCGCTTTTCATCATCATGTTGATGAATTTGGCCAGCATTTCGCTGGAGTACTTGGGATCCGCCAGGACCTGGCGCTTGGTCGCTTCTCTTCTGCGTGCCATATCTCAAATTCCTCAGCTTAGGCTTTGGGCCGCTTGGCGCCGTACTTGGAACGGCCCTGGCGGCGATTCGCCACCCCGGAAGTGTCGAGGCTGCCGCGCACCGTGTGGTAACGCACGCCGGGCAGGTCTTTGACACGGCCACCGCGGATCAGCACCACCGAATGTTCTTGCAGGTTGTGCCCTTCACCGCCGATGTAGCTGGTGACTTCCATGCCATTGGTCAGGCGGACGCGGGCGACCTTCCGCAGAGCCGAGTTGGGTTTCTTTGG
It encodes:
- a CDS encoding 30S ribosomal protein S7; amino-acid sequence: MARRREATKRQVLADPKYSSEMLAKFINMMMKSGKKSTAERIMYGALDRVAEKSKDEALDVLGRALDNVKPVVEVKSRRVGGATYQVPVEVRPSRQFALASRWLIDAARKRGEKSMGMRLANEIMDASEKRGAAVKKREDTHRMAEANKAFSHYRW
- a CDS encoding 30S ribosomal protein S12; translation: MATINQLVRKPRGRKQEKSKVPALEGCPQKRGVCTRVYTTTPKKPNSALRKVARVRLTNGMEVTSYIGGEGHNLQEHSVVLIRGGRVKDLPGVRYHTVRGSLDTSGVANRRQGRSKYGAKRPKA